The region AAATAGTAGCCACCTTACTCACTAATTGAGAAATTTCTAAAGTTCTTATTTCTTTCTCTACATTTTGTCCATTTAAAAACATTTCTGAAAAACCTAACTCTTTATTAAACCGAAATGAAAGAGAAATCTCTTGTAAATTAGAAATCAATTTTTCTGAATGAAAAAAATCTATACCCACTAAATTATGTTGTTTAGCAAACAAACTAACAGCCCTATACATGGCACCAGTATCTACATAAATATAATTATATTTCTTTGCTAATAATTTAGCAATAGTACTTTTTCCCGTAGATGAAAATCCATCAATTGCAATTGTAATTTTTTTATTCATATAATTTTTATCTTTTATCTAAATCTATTTGTAAACTAAAAGTACTATTGTTTGAAGCTGAATGATATTTAGAAAATGCATAGTTAAACTTTAATCTATTCATTTGTATTCCGAAACCAAAAGAGATACCACCAAAAGTTCTCACATTTTGAAGTTTTAGTTCAGCCCCTCTCCTAAAGTTATAACCTACTCTTAAATTAATGACACTTTCAGGTAATAATTCAGCTCCAATTATAAAATGTCTTAACGAATTACCAAGAAAACCAATCTTTTCGGTGATAATATTTCCCTCTAAATCGATAGTCTGGTTAGAAGGATTAGGTACAGAAACGTCCCATTGTTGTAAATTATCCAAGGTAGCATACCATTTTAAAGGCACATATTCCAATTGATAAGAGGCTCCAAAAGAAATTTTAGAAGGTAAATTTTCTCGCATTCCATTATAAGATTTCATTTGAACACCCATATTTCTCCCTACAATTGTAAATGAATAAGCTTTATATGGGCTGTAATATAAAATCCCAAAATCTATTGCGGCTCCGAAAGAGGTAAAGTTAGCAATATTAGAACTAATAAATTTAATATTTGTTCCCATATAAACATTGGTCCAAGGCAAATTAAAAGAATATCCCACAGAAATGGCAATATCGTTCGCATTAAAATTACCAGTTTCTAATCCAGATTCATCAGCTCCTATTAAAGTACCGTAATCTAAGTACTTTATACTTCCATGAATGGTTCCAAACCTTCTTGACAGTTGCTGTGCATAAGAAATAGAACCCATATTAATTCCAGCCAAAAAACTGGAATAATTAACAGCAATTTTACCATCCAATTCAGGATTAATAACCGCTGGATTCCAAATAGGTTGATTCACATCATCCATTAAGGTTAAAACTTCACCACCTAACGCAATTTGTCTTGCTGAAGTAGATAAATTTAAAAATTGATATACCGATTCCCCTCCAACTTGACCACTCACTGAATACATAGAGAAAAAAGAAAAGAAAAGTAGAAATTTTTTACATCTCATTATTACATAAAC is a window of Polaribacter litorisediminis DNA encoding:
- the porQ gene encoding type IX secretion system protein PorQ: MRCKKFLLFFSFFSMYSVSGQVGGESVYQFLNLSTSARQIALGGEVLTLMDDVNQPIWNPAVINPELDGKIAVNYSSFLAGINMGSISYAQQLSRRFGTIHGSIKYLDYGTLIGADESGLETGNFNANDIAISVGYSFNLPWTNVYMGTNIKFISSNIANFTSFGAAIDFGILYYSPYKAYSFTIVGRNMGVQMKSYNGMRENLPSKISFGASYQLEYVPLKWYATLDNLQQWDVSVPNPSNQTIDLEGNIITEKIGFLGNSLRHFIIGAELLPESVINLRVGYNFRRGAELKLQNVRTFGGISFGFGIQMNRLKFNYAFSKYHSASNNSTFSLQIDLDKR